In Candidatus Nitronauta litoralis, one DNA window encodes the following:
- a CDS encoding class I SAM-dependent methyltransferase gives MADGDKLPFADKSIDKVILNSAPLDRKPNIFGPSFTTKEIDRILKEGGEFIKNGLKIR, from the coding sequence ATGGCTGATGGCGATAAACTTCCTTTTGCAGATAAGTCCATTGATAAGGTGATTTTAAATAGTGCGCCTTTGGATAGAAAACCGAATATATTTGGCCCCTCTTTTACAACAAAGGAAATAGACCGTATTTTAAAAGAAGGTGGCGAATTTATTAAAAATGGATTGAAAATTAGATGA
- a CDS encoding class I SAM-dependent methyltransferase, protein MSAGSITLPVINVGASGATPYGFKDPISTFGGQASGLGNSLGFPIANPSQAAQSGILSPGAELAIGVLSFVALEAVTGILTTTVVGSPLAVLAQTAATARLLSLASKAKSFFAGFRTSKRGKRIVNLGGEGEVPGKGVINVQPGKIGAGSSKNALEEARLNALDVRSRIDKQPGSIGQPIVRADGDRLPFGDKSIDKVILNGAPLDAGKTHFGPSFTTREINRILKDGGEFILDGIRQQR, encoded by the coding sequence GTGAGTGCTGGCTCAATCACTTTACCTGTGATAAATGTTGGTGCCTCCGGAGCTACACCTTATGGCTTTAAGGATCCAATTAGTACCTTCGGCGGACAGGCTAGTGGATTGGGTAACAGCCTTGGTTTCCCGATCGCAAACCCGAGCCAGGCGGCTCAGTCTGGTATCCTAAGCCCCGGAGCTGAATTGGCTATTGGGGTTTTAAGTTTTGTTGCATTGGAGGCGGTTACTGGTATCCTGACGACAACTGTTGTGGGTTCTCCACTTGCGGTTCTTGCGCAAACTGCCGCCACCGCTAGACTACTTTCCTTGGCAAGTAAGGCGAAGAGCTTTTTCGCAGGTTTTAGAACCAGTAAAAGAGGAAAAAGAATAGTAAACTTAGGGGGTGAAGGGGAAGTTCCGGGAAAGGGCGTTATTAATGTTCAACCAGGAAAAATAGGGGCCGGTTCTTCTAAGAATGCTTTGGAAGAAGCCCGTTTAAATGCTTTAGATGTAAGGAGTAGAATTGATAAACAGCCGGGCTCCATTGGACAACCTATTGTAAGGGCTGATGGAGATAGGCTTCCTTTTGGTGATAAGTCCATAGACAAAGTAATTTTAAATGGTGCTCCTTTAGATGCTGGAAAAACTCATTTTGGTCCATCCTTCACTACAAGAGAAATAAATCGAATATTAAAGGATGGAGGAGAATTTATATTAGATGGAATACGACAGCAGCGATGA